GGGTACGAGCAGCAGGAGTGGGTTGGCTCGTGAAAGGGAAGGGCGGGGGGCCTGATGGCGGGCCGGAGatgcagctgggggaggggagctgtcgaggggaatggggagggggcgGAACCTCCGGGTACCGCTGGTGTGAGAGGACCCCTGCGGCCTAAGGGGCGGTGTTCCTTTGGTCCCCAAACCTCATCTTTCTCACTGGGCTCCTTCATGCTGTGCCGGTGCTCCAgtttgaaaagaaattcaaaatttctttgtctctttattcTTTCTGGAAAGTGTAATAATTCGGAAAACCTGTTATGTTTCATAGGAGTGAGCTGTCCCGGAGGGAAGGTGAGGATGTAGGGTTTCTTAGGGAAGCCAGAAAGGGGAGCAGGAGTAATAGGTCAGAGTATGGGAAGGTAGGGCACTGGCTCTAGGACTGTCGTCACGGTGTCTGAATCctggtttaaatattttcttctttatttccagGTGCCTTTTCCTCGGGGCAGCCCAGGATTCTCCAAGAGGACAATGGATTCTGGAACTCGCCCAGTTGGTAGCTGTAGCAGCCCTGCAGGGCTGTCACGGGAATACAAACTAGTGATGCTGGGTGCTGGCGGTGTAGGGAAAAGCGGTAGGTgatgtttttcttccattttaaaagaaattagaatgaaaaattcTTAGAACAAATGCCCTCCACCCAAACCAACTGGGAGACTGACTATCATGCAATATTGATACTTACAGTTCTTTCTGTGGGTGACCTTTGTGTGGATTTTaactttcctttcttgttttaaagCCATGACCATGCAGTTCATCAGCCACCGGTTTCCAGAAGATCATGATCCCACCATTGGTAAGTCAGATTATCACTTCGGTTTTCCAAATAAACCCCATAAAAGTGTCTTGGTGTCAattttttcaaacaattttcAACCATTTATATTTTGAGCCTTTTTTGGTGTCTAATTCAGATTTATTTAATAAGGATATCATAGCAGTTGGTaagcaaatggattttttttccctagcttAACTGTATATGTATATCAGCCATCTTAGTCTGTCTTTTATTGAGCATTAGTGGGACActttctttgttatatttttatggttGGTATATTGTATTGCCAGGTTAAgggaaaaatttaaaagccaCTTAACGAAGccttttgctattattttttctaagGGTCTGACTTGAGACTGACTCTGTAACTATGAGTCAGCTGGTTTGAACTTCCACAGAAGGAAGCAGAAAAACAAGTAGAGCCAGCCTGCTGAACTCTTACAACCCAGACATGCAGAGCCTGGACTTGTTCCACTAGAAGCCTTTAATTTACTTCCTTATACCTCAAGTTCATTACATAGCAAGGTCTTTCTTCGTGTCTTTTATAATCCTTAATGCTCTATTGTTAGTAAAACAGTGTTAGAGAGtaaaaagtaattttgttttgcctttttttttaactcctgttCTATGTAAACACCAAGAACAAGAACGTTACTATCATTCCTGAACCATAAGGAGGCAGGTTTGATTTTTTAGGAGTTATATCccaggataaaagaaaaatggtggtGGGGATAGAGGAGGGCAAAGAATACCTGCCATATTACTTGTATTTTCAGGATGTGACACTTTGTCGTGATCCTGGGTCTCTAGGAAGGATTTCCATTGGGTCAGTCCTCTGCTGCTCTTTTTTCCACAGAGCCAATGACTGTTCTGTGCTAACCCATCTTTGGATGTGGTCATTTTATATAGTAGATGCTTCTGTGGCTTGGGGAAAATAGAAACAgttcttattttttcatgtactaTATTAAATTTAGAACATTGTTCAGGAATTCACACTATGGTGGGAATTCTgggaataaaattaatgtaaGGCCTAGGATAATTTACTTAGAACTCCAGAAATATCTtttcctgggacttccttggtggccggtggttaagactctgtgcttccactgcagggggcatgggttcaatctctggtcagggaactaagatcccgcatgccatgcagtgcggccaaaaaaaaaaaaaaagaaatatcttttcctttcttcaaagtaaaacctgggaattccctggtggtccagtggttaggactcagtgctctcactgccaggggcctgggttcaatccctggtcaggaaactaagatcccacaagctgcatggggtggccaaaataaaaaaaaaattttttaataaaattaaaaaaaataataaagtaaaaccCATATCCTTGTCCCCtgaaaagttactttttttaatcagttgatttttttttttcccccagtcatCTGCTCTTCTGACAATATTATCTGATTTCAACAACAAATACTTTCATCTCTTGAGTTCctgttatgtgccaagcactgtgttaggcCCTGGGGGTACAGTAGTAAGCAAAAAGATATGGGGTCTGCTGTCATTGAGTTTACAGTTTAGTGCAATTTTGTTTCAGACTTTGGCTGCTAACTCTAAGAAAAACTTTATATTGTAACCAGTACACATATAAGTATATGTTtgcacacatgtatatgtaattaaaatatcatGAAACTATATTTACCTCACTAAGTTTGGTGCACTCatgtatttcctctttcattttagaTTTCTGCTTGTTTACTTTCATGCCGGTCCCAACCCATTAAATTCATCCACAATTTGCAAATTCTAATGGATCATGCGTGACCTGTAGTTTGAGAATCATTGATTTAGTAGGCTCTTCATTTTTGAGGAAGAGTCAGAAGCAGGGGTtcaagaaaaaatgtttgaaggAAATACATAAGGATGTAAGCAGCAGTTGTTTGAATGATGGAAATACTGAGTgaggtttttctcttcttttttactttGCTGTATTTTCAAGGTTACCAtaagaatacataaagaaatgtGCTCTCATAAAGGAGAAATTATGACAATATGGATTCTTTAGAAAATAGTAAACTCTGGTTTTTGCTTTTCCTATAATGTTAAAAATGAGGAGAACTATAGCATATGGTTAAGTACATAAAGCTTTTGAGTCAAGCAGCCCTTGGATTCAGTTCTGGCTATGTCATTAATGAACTTTGTAACATGGGGAATACATTTAATGTtttagagtttaattttttttacctgTAAAACGGaggtaataatacctacctcactgaATTATTGTCACTGTTGAATGAGCTAACATATGTAAATCACTTAGTATAATGCTTGGCGTCTAATAACTATTTAGTAAATGGTAAAGTTACTTTTCTGGCCTAACATTTTTCCAAAAGACAATCTCTCCACTCTTTTAGAATTGTAGGTGAAGTCTAATAAGCTTAAGCTATGAATAAACTTATGTCATGGTTTatgtgggaaaaaagaaattagttgAAGACCCAATTTACATGTCTCAATGGAATTAGGAGCTTCCTGAGAACATTTGGGCACTTAAATGTGTAATCTACTTCTCCATaagatgaatttcaaaataaggtTACATATTCCTGCATTTATGGGTTAATAGTACCacctttcttcccttctgtaGAAGATGCTTACAAAATCCGGATCCGTATTGATGATGAGCCTGCCAATCTGGACATTTTGGATACGGCTGGACAGGTATTAAATCCCAAAATGCTATGAGTAAAGGCCTTTTTGTGCTAGTAAAGGGGAGGGGAAGACTTACGCAGAGAAGATCATTAGttcatctcttttaatttttcatgcaCTCTGACTCAGGATAGCAGGTAACCAACATCTCTCTTTAATCTGAAATACATAGCTAAAGTGTATATAGTTCCAGGTTGCATCAATACACTAATAATCCTTGTTTCCCTCTAGGCAGAGTTTACAGCCATGCGGGATCAGTATATGAGGGCAGGAGAAGGGTTTATCATCTGTTACTCTATCACCGATCGTCGAAGTTTCCATGAAGTTCGGGAGTTTAAACAGCTTATTTATCGAGTTCGACGTACTGATGATACCCCTGTGGTTCTTGTGGGAAACAAGTCTGACCTAAAGCAGCTAAGACAGGTGAGGATAGAGTAGAAAATTCTATGTGTAGTCTTGTGGGATTAGTCATTTGTGTTCTCTGTTTATAAATTTCTttgccttaaaaagaaaattttaagttagCTTCTCCCTAGCCTGGAAAACTTCCCTGTATCTACTAATGTGCTCTTATTTTGGGTAAAATCTGGATTTTAGGAATCAGTTTACGGACAAAACCCACAGGATAATAATCAGATGACAAATAGAATACACATTAAGTGAAGGATCATgggattttcattttctaaaacctCAGAAGTAAATCTCTTTATGTTGCAAAAAGAGAAACTTAGGCTTCAAGGTATACTTCCTGATGGTGAGAATTATGAGCCATGGAAAGGGAGAATAAGAGAAATTGTAGAGGATTTTAGAATAAATGATACCCTTCAAGTTAGCAACAATGTTTCAAATTTTGCTGTTTGGTATAGAGTTGAAGGAGTGGTGAAAGGGGCACGTTTATCACTACCAGTGAAAGCAACGAATGGTACAAATTTTTAGAAGTAGTTTGACAGTAGTTAAATTCATAATGCTTCTCAGTTAATTCCTGTTTGAATTAATCTATTCAGGGATTTATATATGAATTGTTCATTGCCAGGCTTTTTATGGTAGCAAAAAATTAGAATAAGTCTAAATGTCCAAAAGTAGGAGAAATTATGGAATATCCGTCATTGGATATATTGATTTCAGGTTCCTTATGGTTTTCAGTATTGTAGTTTAAGTATACCTCTCTTTGCCTTGTGATTtacattcttgaaatgaaaagTATGAAGAAAATTCAGATTGTATATTTGATATCTATAACTATTCCCTGTTCCAAaaagttatctttaaaatagactaGAAATAGAATCACATAATTTGAAAGCAGAAGGAATTAGAAATCATGTAATCCAGCCTCCCAGCATTACAAATATCACTTTGCTCTGCTTGGACCTTTCCAGAGTTGAGGTACTCTCTTCCTGTTAAGGTAACCCCTTCACTTTTTGGGGCAGTTGTGATTATTTTCTGCTGTTACCACTATAAATTTTctcatgtttacatttttaaaggtcacCAAGGAAGAAGGATTGGCTTTGGCCCGAGAATTCAGCTGCCCCTTTTTTGAGACATCTGCCGCATACCGCTACTACATTGATGATGTATTCCATGCCCTTGTACGGGAGATAcgtaggaaagaaaaggaggcagTGCTGGCCATGGAGAAAAAATCTAAACCCAAAAACAGTGTATGGAAGAGGCTAAAATCACCGTTCCGGAAGAAGAAAGATTCAGTAACTTGAAGGGAAGATGTGAAATGTTTATCTGTGAACTGCAGTCCTTAATCAGAGCAGTCCAGTAACCTGCATTAGTGAGCATGGTGCTTGTTCTTTCTCCTGTTAtgactgttattttaaaaataactgatgaAGGGGACATGCCCACTAGGAGTTTTCAATGATgtggtatttaaaatattgtttcttagctaattctgattttattaacCCAGTGGAGCACTGTCTACTTTTAAATTGTCACATTAGAATTCGATTTACCAATGTTTTGGGTTCTGTTGCTGATATTaattaatgtaaattttttaTACCCCGGGGAATACGAATACCATACGTGTTTGCCCAAGCTCACAAGAGGAATTTTTTGCCATGCACTATTCTGCATTCTCTTTCAACTGCAATTTCCTGGGACTGTCCCAGGTAAGGACTTCAGTCTTTTCTGTTcatgctgtgcttcctggagacAGAACAAAAATCATGGGGAAATCAGTTCTAAAGAGATTGGTGCTAAAGTTCAGCAAATAGCTGTGGAACTGACTCCTGTTGCAGATTATGGAGTGATGATATTGGGGAAATCAGGCTGTATGTTTTTGCAAGAGCTTGGCTAGAAAAAGTTAGGATCAGAACAGTGCTCCTCAGAGGAGCCTGTCTTTTCTAACAAGTACACATTTGACCCAAATGCACTGGGATGGATGAGAGCAAAGAGAAACATATAAGATGTAATGAAGCTTTCTCCTACAAGTTTATTTTACTCTTCCTTTCAGGGTTTTGCCCTTCTTTACCTTCACAGGTAAACATTTTGGGAACCATTACTGGGTTACTAAACTGTTGTTTAATCTAAATCCTTGGTTGGGACAGCCATTGCCTTGTacaggtttattttttccccagagatgcacacacaaatacatttaCATTAATTGCTTCCTAGTGCTTTCCCTTAGCTTCCCTGTGCTCTCTAGAAGAGCTAGGCCTGGCAGAATGTTTTTTAGGCCCTTCGTCAGACTGACTGCATTTTCCATACTGAAAAGACATCAGGAGTTAGTAAAATTGTATATGTGCCTCCTTGACATAGACAATTACTAGACTCAGTGTTCTAAGAAAGCTTGTGGCATTTCTGTGTAATGAGCCAGTCTGAAGCTTTAAAATTCCCATATGTTGAGTTTCTCATTGAAGATTTCTTTACAAGGACCTTGCTAAGTTCACCTCAGGGTTTTGCCTGAGCCTTGACAAAGCTTAGCCTAAGACAGTACCACTTTGATAACTGCATAGGTGAGAAACTATCCTGTCTTCTTGGGAAGAATCAGCTTTAAATATTGGTGGTGAGGTCTTTCTTTTACAATCAGGATTATTTTGATACCTGAACTTGTTATGTGTGGAGATTAAGCACAAAAGTGCTAAGAGTAATGTAGCATATGTTGAACATTAAATGTCACTGAAGCAGTGTTTGTGACCACTTTAAGAACATGACTGTGTAGCATCTCTTAAAAAGTGCACAGCTCAATTCACTGTTTTCCGTTTTTATTACAGTCAGGACAGGgttgttgtattttttcttccaatCAATGGTATGTGTTCTAGGTTTAAAGGAAAGTGATGGTTGTAACTTCTTTAGCTGAGTAGTGATCCCTTTTGAAACTCCTGAAATGTTTTTGCTACCAAATAAATCATGGTTTATGGTACTCAAGCCATCCAAAACTGAAAGATGCAGAATTTGAATCTATGCAGGACAAAAATCTTACAGGAACCGTAGCACTTTGGAAGTGTGAAGTTAGAAAAGAAGTACAGTGCAATTCTATTTTAACAGTATTTCACCACATTTAAACTAGCTTAGAGCCTGTTAGGTTTAATGCCTTAGCTTCTCATTACTAATAACCTAGGGAATTGTTATTAGCATCAAGCAAGATGTTGACAGCTATGTAATTATATCTATAAGACAGGAGGGAGTTTGTAatgtatataagaaaaataacaaatgggtGTTTTTAAGACTATCACTATCATATATTTGATCATTGGATTACTTAGCCCATCAGGTAGTATTGAGAATTCTATTCATGGTGCTAAATAGTTTGAGGGGTATAATATGTGTAAGTCATAGCTCTATTCTTAGTGATTGTATAGTGTAAATAATTTATAAGCTCTAAATAGTCAGCTTTATCTAATTTGAGGGCATTAAAATCAATTAACTGCCTGGAACTTTGAGGAGAGAAAAATTCAGGGACAAGTTGAAAAGCACTGGAACTGTTCATGTCCATACCAGATTGGCAAGTTACAAAATTTGGAAGCTGGTGTCTAGAATTAACTGTTTAGAATTCCAAAAGAGATATATGTTTTAACTTTGTGATATATTAGCAAGAACTGGTCTACTGTAATgtatggggaggagaggggagagaaaagtTTTTCACTTATGCACTTGTATATGATGACAGTTTGTATGACACAATACAAAACTTTTAAACAACTTACTGGGCCTTTCCTTTACTTACCTATGTATGGGTAGAAATGTCTGGAATCATTACACAAGGgtcattttaagaaaaacttaatAACTTGAGATTTTATATGCTGGAAAATATTGATTCAAAAAAATTTGAGTGCCCACCGTATACAGAACACCTGTGTCAGGTGCTCGGGAGCATGCCACGGAATGCTCCTTTGTCCAGAGATTACCTCACTGCTTGCCTAGGtcgaggggtgggtgggaggtggaggtgcTGCCATCCAACTGTGGAAGAGTCTCCCCTGTGTGACAGTGAGCTGGGGTCCCGGCTCTAGGCATCACCTGGCTCTGATTCCTGACCCTAAAGCACTGCCCACTGTCCTGGAGCCAGCAGATGGATGACACTTGGTATTTGGCCATGCCATTGGAGGACTTAGGTTGCGGAGTGTGAACTGCTGCTTCCAGGGCAGGTGCCGGAGAGACCCCACTGATACCCCAGCATCTCTGGGGAGAGGCGAAGGGACaaggcaaaatttttaaaaaagagcctaCCTCTTTGGTGGGCAGATGGGAAAAACATGTTGTAAGTGGTAGTGCATTTGCCCACCTGATCAAGGGTTAACTAAAGTTGTTTCGAGTATGTAAACTAAATGTGAGAGAATGAGGAATAATTTTTTATG
The sequence above is drawn from the Tursiops truncatus isolate mTurTru1 chromosome 1, mTurTru1.mat.Y, whole genome shotgun sequence genome and encodes:
- the RIT1 gene encoding GTP-binding protein Rit1 isoform X2; its protein translation is MDSGTRPVGSCSSPAGLSREYKLVMLGAGGVGKSAMTMQFISHRFPEDHDPTIEDAYKIRIRIDDEPANLDILDTAGQAEFTAMRDQYMRAGEGFIICYSITDRRSFHEVREFKQLIYRVRRTDDTPVVLVGNKSDLKQLRQVTKEEGLALAREFSCPFFETSAAYRYYIDDVFHALVREIRRKEKEAVLAMEKKSKPKNSVWKRLKSPFRKKKDSVT
- the RIT1 gene encoding GTP-binding protein Rit1 isoform X1, which gives rise to MLCRCSSLKRNSKFLCLFILSGKCNNSENLLCFIGVSCPGGKVPFPRGSPGFSKRTMDSGTRPVGSCSSPAGLSREYKLVMLGAGGVGKSAMTMQFISHRFPEDHDPTIEDAYKIRIRIDDEPANLDILDTAGQAEFTAMRDQYMRAGEGFIICYSITDRRSFHEVREFKQLIYRVRRTDDTPVVLVGNKSDLKQLRQVTKEEGLALAREFSCPFFETSAAYRYYIDDVFHALVREIRRKEKEAVLAMEKKSKPKNSVWKRLKSPFRKKKDSVT